A single window of Enoplosus armatus isolate fEnoArm2 chromosome 22, fEnoArm2.hap1, whole genome shotgun sequence DNA harbors:
- the cerk gene encoding ceramide kinase produces MTRLSDIMEKLPRLLSSELFQKHRQVEVVLNRSVLAWKEIEKRRKRSCGISSVSETAHSHVVQVCEIVAVCQAKHDDRDNTETRRSQKKAKQHSQLYPHAFTVSYVRRTRQHQWRCSDVTFHCANQGLCEQWIQLINEQLTLLTNRPKSLLVYINPFGGKRRGKRIYEQKVAPLFCRACIATDVIVTERANHARDHLKTEANLDKYDGVVCVGGDGMFSEILHGLVTRTQTDNGVDQNQPDAELVPCSLHIGIIPAGSTDCICFATVGTNDPVTSALHIIVGDSQPMDVSSVHHNDIFLRYSVSLLGYGFYGDVLTDSERKRWLGPARYDLSGVKTFLSHNYYEGTVSFLPAEDNMGNPRDKLQCRSGCCVCQHKPSSKDKQWEMSEEKESDKGTTGWSVIHGKFIAINAASMSCACPRSPKGLSPSAHLADGTTDLILVRKCSRLDFLKHLLRHTNKEDQFDHSFVEVHRVRKFRFKPRRHELVSLEDLSETPKKTGFSPICSAQTTCNYSTAHSSWNCDGEILPHAAIQVSVQCQLIRLFARGIEEQQQCVFQDPCTVD; encoded by the exons CGCACAGCCATGTTGTCCAGGTGTGTGAAATAGTGGCTGTCTGCCAGGCCAAACATGATGACCGAGACAACACAGAGACCAGGAGGAGTcagaaaaaagcaaagcagcacTCCCAGCTGTATCCCCACGCATTCACAG TTTCCTACGTCAGGAGGACAAGGCAGCACCAGTGGCGGTGCAGTGATGTCACCTTCCACTGTGCCAATCAGGGACTCTGTGAGCAGTGGATCCAGCTTATCAATGAGCAGCTGACATTACTCA CCAACCGACCGAAGAGCCTTCTGGTGTACATCAATCCCTTCGGGGGAAAGCGGCGTGGGAAGCGTATTTACGAGCAGAAGGTGGCTCCACTGTTTTGCCGCGCCTGCATCGCAACCGACGTGATTG TTACAGAGCGGGCCAATCATGCCAGGGACCACTTGAAAACAGAGGCCAATCTAGATAAATATGATGG ggtggtgtgtgtgggtggagatGGGATGTTCAGTGAGATACTGCATGGGTTGGTCACCAGGACCCAAACAGACAACGGCGTGGACCAGAACCAACCAGATGCTGAGCTGGTGCCGTGTTCGCTACACATAGGAATCATTCCTGCAG GGTCCACTGATTGTATCTGCTTTGCCACAGTGGGAACCAACGATCCAGTTACTTCTGCTTTACACATCATTGTGG GTGATTCCCAGCCGATGGACGTGTCTTCAGTTCACCACAACGACATCTTCCTCAGATACTCTGTCTCGTTGCTTGGCTACGGTTTCTATGGTGACGTGCTGACAGACagcgagaggaagagatggCTGGGTCCTGCTAGATATGACCTGTCAG ggGTAAAAACCTTTCTGAGTCACAACTACTATGAAGGCACCGTCTCTTTCCTCCCCGCTGAGGACAACATGGGGAACCCCAGGGACAAGCTGCAGTGTCGATCCGG GTGCTGTGTCTGTCAGCACAAGCCCTCATCAAAGGACAAGCAGTGGGAGATGTCAGAGGAGAAGGAGTCTGATAAAGGTACGA CTGGTTGGAGTGTGATCCATGGAAAGTTTATTGCCATTAATGCTGCCAGTATGAGCTGCGCGTGCCCCCGCAGTCCGAAAGGCCTGTCGCCCTCCGCTCACCTCGCCGACGGCACCACAGACCTCATCCTCGTTAGGAAGTGTTCCCGTCTGGACTTCCTCAAACACCTCCTTCGACACACCAACAAAGAAGACCAG TTTGACCACTCGTTTGTGGAAGTCCACCGGGTAAGGAAGTTTCGTTTCAAACCGCGGCGCCATGAGCTGGTTTCACTGGAAGACCTGAGCGAGACTCCAAAGAAGACAGGCTTCAGTCCCATATGCTCCGCCCAAACAACCTGCAACTACAGCACCGCCCACAGCAGCTGGAACTGCGACGGGGAGATCCTGCCTCACGCTGCCATCCAAGTCAG TGTCCAGTGCCAGTTGATCAGGCTGTTCGCCCGCGGTAtcgaggagcagcagcagtgtgtgtttcaagACCCTTGTACAGTGGACTGA